A single region of the Xiphias gladius isolate SHS-SW01 ecotype Sanya breed wild chromosome 17, ASM1685928v1, whole genome shotgun sequence genome encodes:
- the fam222ba gene encoding protein FAM222B isoform X2: MERDTTQRMRSAPFPTPAELDAYAKKVANNPLTIKIFPNSVKVPQRNHVRRTVNGLDTSGQRYSPYPLSQASAKTGLLAIVKVPTVKGILKDFDGSRARLHPDVIMNPPTRPYQVASTSTLNHHPPLPNLTRSQQSLPLQPQDQPQTIQMPLPQHQGHTQSLRHPPSMAQHPQGPPRLQTLSQHPALSQPQGPPTVMLQQQHLQQQPPPGLQGGRKLPDGDAPPNVTVSTSTIPLSMAAGLHQGRQADLSTIVHQINQFCQARAQGAGATSMCEGQIANPSPISRNLLISACSRVSMHSNPATPGFPPATCIIGPHEKATAPVGAHPPPSMAAMNHLPSSHTDLKQQHHLQQHLHPQQNQLQQQIQHNTQQQKMCSWNQHQLAHVPHIQNGGTHLCKQPSRDPAFHFKGMGYPAEVCVGQPYTLKPVIERPTPSPPVNNNGMPGPMAHYTNGHYFQSHIWNSSILPTPNSDSSGSQDIAMPFHGAGPGGCTTLDCGPPGAPHYRLGVSSSSTSSSAQTTLMQTADYLGGDFQTPYFRDQNLGLMGKMHRPTLSRVGPEVGDGRNTLIQHPGYR, translated from the exons ATGGAGA GGGACACCACACAAAGGATGAGATCCGCTCCATTTCCAACCCCTGCAGAATTGGATGCATATGCTAAGAAGGTTGCCAACAACCCACTCACCATCAAGATCTTCCCTAACAGCGTCAAGGTCCCCCAGCGAAACCACGTGCGCCGTACAGTCAACGGGCTGGATACGTCAGGCCAGCGCTACAGCCCTTACCCTTTGTCTCAGGCCAGTGCCAAGACAGGCCTCCTTGCCATTGTAAAGGTGCCCACAGTCAAAGGCATCCTAAAAGATTTTGACGGCAGCCGGGCTCGCTTGCACCCTGACGTCATCATGAACCCTCCCACTAGACCCTACCAAGTGGCTTCGACCAGCACTTTAAACCACCACCCACCTCTGCCGAACCTTACCCGGTCACAGCAAAGCTTACCCCTTCAACCACAGGACCAGCCTCAGACTATACAGATGCCCCTCCCTCAGCACCAGGGTCACACCCAGAGCCTCAGACATCCTCCCTCCATGGCCCAGCACCCTCAGGGCCCACCCAGACTTCAGACTCTGTCTCAGCACCCAGCCCTTAGCCAGCCGCAGGGGCCCCCTACTGTCatgcttcagcagcagcaccttCAGCAGCAGCCGCCCCCTGGCTTACAGGGGGGCAGAAAACTGCCCGATGGTGACGCACCACCTAATGTTACCGTTTCTACCTCAACCATTCCACTCTCAATGGCTGCTGGGCTGCACCAGGGCCGCCAGGCCGACCTGAGCACCATTGTGCATCAGATCAACCAGTTCTGCCAAGCTCGAGCCCAAGGTGCAGGAGCCACCTCCATGTGTGAGGGCCAGATCGCCAACCCAAGCCCCATCAGTCGCAATCTGCTTATCAGCGCCTGCTCCAGGGTCTCCATGCACAGCAACCCTGCCACCCCTGGCTTCCCCCCAGCCACCTGCATTATTGGCCCTCATGAGAAAGCCACGGCCCCGGTGGGAGCTCACCCTCCACCTAGCATGGCTGCTATGAACCACTTGCCTTCCAGCCACACTGATCTCAAGCAGCAGCACCACCTGCAGCAGCATCTGCATCCACAACAGAATCAACTGCAACAACAGATACAACATAACACGCAGCAGCAGAAGATGTGCTCTTGGAATCAGCACCAGTTGGCTCATGTACCCCACATTCAGAACGGTGGGACCCACCTCTGCAAGCAGCCTTCCAGGGACCCTGCCTTCCATTTTAAGGGCATGGGCTACcctgcagaggtgtgtgtgggtCAGCCTTACACACTGAAACCTGTCATAGAGAGGCCCACCCCCTCTCCCCCTGTCAACAACAACGGCATGCCCGGTCCAATGGCCCACTACACTAACGGTCACTACTTCCAGTCCCACATTTGGAACAGCAGCATCCTAcccacacccaacagtgataGCTCCGGGTCTCAGGACATAGCAATGCCATTCCACGGTGCGGGCCCAGGGGGGTGCACCACGCTAGACTGTGGGCCTCCTGGGGCTCCCCATTACAGGCTAGGAGTGAgctcctcttccacctcctcctccgcccAGACTACTCTGATGCAAACAGCAGATTACTTGGGTGGGGACTTCCAGACGCCCTACTTCCGCGATCAGAATCTAGGGTTGATGGGCAAGATGCACAGGCCTACTCTAAGTAGGGTAGGTCCAGAGGTTGGGGATGGCAGAAACACTCTCATCCAGCACCCAGGGTACAGATAA
- the fam222ba gene encoding protein FAM222B isoform X1, with protein MLACLPGPGDLPLQLLPHTQMNTGLQKWDTTQRMRSAPFPTPAELDAYAKKVANNPLTIKIFPNSVKVPQRNHVRRTVNGLDTSGQRYSPYPLSQASAKTGLLAIVKVPTVKGILKDFDGSRARLHPDVIMNPPTRPYQVASTSTLNHHPPLPNLTRSQQSLPLQPQDQPQTIQMPLPQHQGHTQSLRHPPSMAQHPQGPPRLQTLSQHPALSQPQGPPTVMLQQQHLQQQPPPGLQGGRKLPDGDAPPNVTVSTSTIPLSMAAGLHQGRQADLSTIVHQINQFCQARAQGAGATSMCEGQIANPSPISRNLLISACSRVSMHSNPATPGFPPATCIIGPHEKATAPVGAHPPPSMAAMNHLPSSHTDLKQQHHLQQHLHPQQNQLQQQIQHNTQQQKMCSWNQHQLAHVPHIQNGGTHLCKQPSRDPAFHFKGMGYPAEVCVGQPYTLKPVIERPTPSPPVNNNGMPGPMAHYTNGHYFQSHIWNSSILPTPNSDSSGSQDIAMPFHGAGPGGCTTLDCGPPGAPHYRLGVSSSSTSSSAQTTLMQTADYLGGDFQTPYFRDQNLGLMGKMHRPTLSRVGPEVGDGRNTLIQHPGYR; from the exons ATGCTGGCCTGTCTGCCGGGGCCAGGTGACCTCCCCCTTCAGCTTCTCCCCCACACGCAGATGAACACTGGACTTCAGAAAT GGGACACCACACAAAGGATGAGATCCGCTCCATTTCCAACCCCTGCAGAATTGGATGCATATGCTAAGAAGGTTGCCAACAACCCACTCACCATCAAGATCTTCCCTAACAGCGTCAAGGTCCCCCAGCGAAACCACGTGCGCCGTACAGTCAACGGGCTGGATACGTCAGGCCAGCGCTACAGCCCTTACCCTTTGTCTCAGGCCAGTGCCAAGACAGGCCTCCTTGCCATTGTAAAGGTGCCCACAGTCAAAGGCATCCTAAAAGATTTTGACGGCAGCCGGGCTCGCTTGCACCCTGACGTCATCATGAACCCTCCCACTAGACCCTACCAAGTGGCTTCGACCAGCACTTTAAACCACCACCCACCTCTGCCGAACCTTACCCGGTCACAGCAAAGCTTACCCCTTCAACCACAGGACCAGCCTCAGACTATACAGATGCCCCTCCCTCAGCACCAGGGTCACACCCAGAGCCTCAGACATCCTCCCTCCATGGCCCAGCACCCTCAGGGCCCACCCAGACTTCAGACTCTGTCTCAGCACCCAGCCCTTAGCCAGCCGCAGGGGCCCCCTACTGTCatgcttcagcagcagcaccttCAGCAGCAGCCGCCCCCTGGCTTACAGGGGGGCAGAAAACTGCCCGATGGTGACGCACCACCTAATGTTACCGTTTCTACCTCAACCATTCCACTCTCAATGGCTGCTGGGCTGCACCAGGGCCGCCAGGCCGACCTGAGCACCATTGTGCATCAGATCAACCAGTTCTGCCAAGCTCGAGCCCAAGGTGCAGGAGCCACCTCCATGTGTGAGGGCCAGATCGCCAACCCAAGCCCCATCAGTCGCAATCTGCTTATCAGCGCCTGCTCCAGGGTCTCCATGCACAGCAACCCTGCCACCCCTGGCTTCCCCCCAGCCACCTGCATTATTGGCCCTCATGAGAAAGCCACGGCCCCGGTGGGAGCTCACCCTCCACCTAGCATGGCTGCTATGAACCACTTGCCTTCCAGCCACACTGATCTCAAGCAGCAGCACCACCTGCAGCAGCATCTGCATCCACAACAGAATCAACTGCAACAACAGATACAACATAACACGCAGCAGCAGAAGATGTGCTCTTGGAATCAGCACCAGTTGGCTCATGTACCCCACATTCAGAACGGTGGGACCCACCTCTGCAAGCAGCCTTCCAGGGACCCTGCCTTCCATTTTAAGGGCATGGGCTACcctgcagaggtgtgtgtgggtCAGCCTTACACACTGAAACCTGTCATAGAGAGGCCCACCCCCTCTCCCCCTGTCAACAACAACGGCATGCCCGGTCCAATGGCCCACTACACTAACGGTCACTACTTCCAGTCCCACATTTGGAACAGCAGCATCCTAcccacacccaacagtgataGCTCCGGGTCTCAGGACATAGCAATGCCATTCCACGGTGCGGGCCCAGGGGGGTGCACCACGCTAGACTGTGGGCCTCCTGGGGCTCCCCATTACAGGCTAGGAGTGAgctcctcttccacctcctcctccgcccAGACTACTCTGATGCAAACAGCAGATTACTTGGGTGGGGACTTCCAGACGCCCTACTTCCGCGATCAGAATCTAGGGTTGATGGGCAAGATGCACAGGCCTACTCTAAGTAGGGTAGGTCCAGAGGTTGGGGATGGCAGAAACACTCTCATCCAGCACCCAGGGTACAGATAA
- the eral1 gene encoding GTPase Era, mitochondrial isoform X1 produces the protein MAFRVCARFFRDPAVLFRRVVLPARQESASWFLSAGDAACSREGRNGFILTPARFITSEAFLNRLMKGKAAEADSSFYRLPASVPPDSGEQLSLLQRNPDQPDNSKVLKVAIIGAPNAGKSTLSNQLLGRKVFAVSKKVHTTRSRALGVLTEDDTQIILLDTPGFTTPSKVKRHQLEKSLLVDPWNTVKEADLMAVVVDVADRWMCSRLDFEVLKCLAQHSDIPAILVLNKVDLVKAKDMLLDVTAELTCGVVNGRRMRVRPVIKPPWAEKRTERDAELPLDEDNAGPEDSAEPNSGLNKEQLKALRNQQGWPHFKDVFMLSSVDREDVEALKSYFLVAAKPGLWQYHSEVLTDQSPEEVCTNIIREKLLEYLPQEVPYSMTQSIELWQDRENGELDISVKLYVRKETHMGMVIGTAGQMVTRIAREAGEDLSRVYLKEVKLKLSVKLRK, from the exons ATGGCTTTCAGAGTGTGTGCTCGGTTTTTCCGAGACCCCGCCGTCCTCTTCAGACGGGTCGTCCTGCCTGCTCGACAGGAAAGTGCGTCATGGTTTCTCTCTGCGG GAGATGCTGCCTGCAGCAGAGAAGGGAGGAATGGATTTATCCTCACTCCTGCTCGTTTTATTACATCAGAGGCGTTTCTCAACAGACTGATGAAaggcaaagcagcagaggcagacagcAGCTTTTATCGCCTCCCAGCCTCAGTTCCGCCGGACAGCG gtGAACAACTATCTTTGTTACAGAGAAATCCAGACCAGCCTGACAACTCAAAAGTTTTGAAAGTGGCTATAATAGGTGCCCCAAATGCGGGGAAGTCCACGTTGTCCAACCAGCTCCTTGGCAGAAAG GTGTTTGCTGTGTCTAAGAAAGTACACACCACACGGTCACGTGCCCTGGGCGTCCTAACAGAGGATGATACACAGATA attttacTGGACACTCCTGGTTTCACCACTCCATCAAAGGTTAAAAG ACACCAGCTGGAGAAGTCTTTGCTTGTGGATCCCTGGAACACAGTCAAAGAAGCTGACTTaa TGGCCGTTGTGGTGGATGTGGCTGACAGATGGATGTGCAGCAGGCTTGACTTTGAGGTGCTCAAGTGCCTGGCCCAGCACTCAGACATCCCAGCAATCCTGGTCCTCAATAAG GTGGACCTGGTGAAGGCTAAGGACATGCTGCTGGATGTCACAGCAGAGCTGACATGTGGAGTGGTGAATGGACGCAGAATGCGGGTCAGACCAGTGATCAAGCCTCCATGGGCCgaaaagaggacagagagggatgCAGAGTTACCGCTTGACGAGGACAACGCAGGGCCCGAGGACAGCGCTGAGCCAAACTCTGGGCTgaacaaagagcagctgaaagcCCTGAGGAACCAGCAGGGCTGGCCTCACTTCAAAGACGTCTTCATGCTCTCCTCTGTGGACAGAGAGGACGTGGAGGCGCTGAAG AGCTACTTTCTGGTTGCCGCCAAGCCAGGATTGTGGCAGTACCACAGTGAGGTCCTGACCGATCAGAGTCCAGAGGAAGTCTGCACCAACATCATCAGAGAGAAGCTTCTGGAGTATCTGCCCCAGGAAGTGCCTTATTCAATGACACAG tcaataGAACTCTGGCAAGATCGAGAAAATGGTGAGCTCGATATTTCAGTGAAACTTTATGTCAGGAAAGAAACTCACATG